Proteins found in one Sorghum bicolor cultivar BTx623 chromosome 1, Sorghum_bicolor_NCBIv3, whole genome shotgun sequence genomic segment:
- the LOC8065850 gene encoding TATA-box-binding protein 1, whose amino-acid sequence MGLGLRSGSGAWGGGGGGQAAAPAMNDAHQPGVDLARHPSGFVPTLQNIVSTVNLGCKLDLQQIASGARNAEYNPKRFAAVIVRIRDPKTTALVFASGKMVCTGAKSEEHSRLAGRKFARIVHKLGFQSARFKDFKIQNIVGSCDVKFPIRLEGLALASGTFANYEPEIFPGLIYRMVEPKIVILIFVSGKIVLTGAKVREEIYTAFENIYPMLVQFRKRQQYIR is encoded by the exons ATGGGGCTGGGGCTGCGCAGCGGGAGCGGGGCGtggggcggaggaggaggaggacaagCCGCGGCGCCGGCGATGAACGACGCGCATCAGCCCGGAGTGGACCTCGCCAGGCACCCGTCCGGCTTCGTCCCCACACTCCA GAACATCGTATCAACAGTCAATTTGGGCTGCAAGTTGGATCTGCAACAAATAGCCAGCGGTGCTCGTAACGCAGAGTACAACCCAAAG CGTTTCGCTGCGGTTATCGTGAGGATAAGGGACCCGAAGACAACAGCATTGGTATTTGCTTCAGGGAAGATGGTTTGCACTGGAGCGAAAAGCGAAGAACATTCGAGGCTTGCTGGGAGGAAG TTTGCGCGCATTGTCCACAAGCTCGGTTTCCAATCAGCTCGGTTCAAG GATTTCAAGATCCAGAATATAGTTGGGTCATGTGATGTCAAATTTCCTATTCGTCTGGAGGGCCTCGCTTTGGCCAGTGGCACATTTGCCAAT TATGAGCCAGAGATCTTCCCTGGACTGATCTACCGTATGGTGGAGCCCAAGATCGTGATCCTCATCTTCGTCTCTGGAAAGATCGTCCTCACTGGAGCCAAGGTGCGGGAAGAGATATACACCGCCTTCGAGAACATATACCCGATGCTCGTGCAGTTCAGGAAACGGCAGCAGTATATTAG ATAG